In Streptomyces sp. NBC_01426, one genomic interval encodes:
- a CDS encoding tyrosine-type recombinase/integrase translates to MAGYIEDRWINKKKDPVTGKRERSARYGKGTRYRVARIPGVRDMSFDTLDDAKAWLRRAGTDSERGEFVDPRDGSITVADYVTRYWKVGVRGAPGTIKRVDERVRLHILPHLGSVALRDVSATVLRGYIATLEGECAPRYARQILTSLSNIFETAIDDKRLVRNPMRAKSVRWPKVPEDQREAWVLETAQRVRDLINPRYRVAVVVALGCGLRQGEVFGLSPQDVDFERAVIRVRRQVQLLSGRLYFTLPKGGKTRIVDMPPSVAAELAAHFLQHPAVEVELPWGGPEPEREKQAFPLILTTTYGNAIRANIFNDEVWKPALAKVGVIPLREKGKRWKASRKDGFHVLRHTYASIILEAGESVVTLARWLGHSSPTITLDHYAHFMPEAGGKGRAAVDALLGVAPQYVPENLTTA, encoded by the coding sequence TTGGCCGGCTACATCGAAGATCGTTGGATCAATAAGAAGAAGGACCCCGTCACCGGAAAGCGGGAGCGATCCGCCCGCTACGGGAAAGGCACCCGGTACCGAGTCGCCAGAATCCCGGGCGTCCGGGACATGTCCTTCGACACCCTGGATGACGCGAAGGCGTGGCTCCGCCGGGCCGGTACCGACAGCGAGCGGGGCGAGTTCGTCGACCCGCGTGACGGCTCCATCACCGTCGCCGACTACGTCACCCGCTACTGGAAGGTGGGCGTGCGGGGTGCGCCGGGCACGATCAAGCGGGTCGACGAGCGCGTGCGCCTCCACATCCTCCCGCACCTCGGCTCAGTGGCTCTGAGGGACGTCTCTGCGACCGTCCTGCGTGGCTACATCGCCACGCTCGAAGGCGAGTGCGCACCCCGCTACGCCCGCCAGATCCTCACGTCCCTGTCGAACATCTTCGAGACAGCGATCGACGACAAGCGCCTCGTCCGTAATCCGATGCGCGCCAAGTCGGTGCGCTGGCCCAAGGTGCCGGAGGACCAGCGGGAGGCCTGGGTACTGGAGACCGCGCAGCGTGTGCGAGACCTCATCAACCCGCGCTACCGGGTCGCGGTCGTGGTCGCCCTCGGATGTGGGCTACGCCAGGGGGAAGTCTTCGGCCTCTCACCACAGGACGTCGACTTCGAGCGCGCTGTCATCCGCGTGCGACGCCAGGTTCAACTCCTCAGCGGCCGCTTGTACTTCACGCTGCCCAAGGGCGGGAAGACGCGGATAGTCGACATGCCGCCGTCTGTCGCGGCAGAGTTGGCGGCCCATTTCCTCCAGCACCCGGCTGTTGAGGTCGAGCTGCCCTGGGGCGGTCCGGAGCCCGAGCGGGAGAAACAGGCATTCCCGCTCATCCTGACCACGACGTACGGCAACGCGATCCGGGCCAACATCTTCAACGACGAAGTATGGAAGCCCGCCCTCGCGAAGGTAGGCGTCATCCCCCTTCGGGAGAAGGGGAAGCGCTGGAAGGCATCTCGCAAGGACGGCTTCCATGTCCTCCGGCACACCTACGCCTCGATCATCCTCGAAGCCGGCGAATCCGTCGTCACCCTCGCCCGATGGCTCGGCCACTCCAGCCCGACCATCACCCTCGACCACTACGCCCACTTCATGCCCGAAGCTGGTGGGAAGGGACGAGCGGCCGTCGACGCGCTCCTCGGTGTGGCTCCCCAGTACGTCCCAGAGAACCTCACCACGGCATGA
- a CDS encoding helix-turn-helix transcriptional regulator — protein sequence MPEAAAYLGLSPRTLYVWRHRRHGPPSFRMGARGRVTYRIDALDAWIHEQEQADSRSNPALNPVSAAPQRRCASYSATA from the coding sequence GTGCCGGAAGCGGCTGCCTACCTCGGCCTGTCGCCGCGCACGCTGTACGTCTGGCGTCACCGCCGTCATGGCCCGCCGAGCTTCCGTATGGGAGCCCGCGGACGTGTGACGTACCGGATCGACGCCCTCGACGCCTGGATACACGAGCAGGAACAGGCGGACTCCCGCTCGAATCCTGCCCTGAACCCTGTGAGCGCTGCGCCCCAGCGGCGCTGTGCCAGCTACTCGGCAACCGCCTGA
- a CDS encoding serine/threonine protein kinase: MTTHPFQDVTHAPALEPLLKQLGPVFQRFDDQDCGCTSYGLLATGRRWFVKTASTPEAASSLHRALSVHRAISHSAIVPLVHSFSTAVGPVLVYPWTSGEVLYHPTRSRHGGRATLGSPLARFRAQPLTWINTALETLLSAHLAVEDAGYVAVDFYDGCMLYDFDQRNMMLCDLDEYRPGPFMLEADRLPGSTRYMAPEEFVRGSLIDIRTTVFNLGRALRLLLDAGDEESQWRGTPAQLAVIAKATASEPEKRLPSVRSLADAWHAAAEQRIG, translated from the coding sequence ATGACGACGCACCCGTTTCAGGACGTGACGCACGCGCCGGCGCTTGAGCCTCTGCTCAAGCAGCTGGGCCCCGTGTTCCAGAGATTCGACGATCAAGACTGCGGCTGCACCTCATACGGATTGCTGGCAACTGGACGGCGCTGGTTTGTGAAGACCGCATCAACACCTGAAGCCGCCTCGTCATTGCACCGGGCACTGTCGGTTCACCGCGCCATCTCGCATTCGGCCATCGTGCCGTTGGTCCACTCCTTCTCCACGGCCGTCGGCCCTGTACTCGTCTATCCCTGGACAAGCGGTGAGGTTCTCTACCATCCGACCCGGTCACGGCACGGCGGACGGGCCACTCTTGGTAGTCCCCTGGCAAGGTTCAGGGCTCAGCCACTCACCTGGATCAATACCGCCCTGGAGACTCTGCTCAGCGCGCACTTGGCTGTCGAGGATGCCGGATACGTGGCCGTGGACTTCTACGACGGATGCATGCTCTATGACTTCGACCAGCGCAACATGATGCTCTGCGATCTGGACGAGTACCGCCCCGGCCCCTTCATGCTGGAGGCGGACCGGCTCCCCGGCTCCACCCGCTATATGGCGCCCGAGGAGTTCGTCCGGGGCTCGCTCATCGACATCAGGACCACCGTGTTCAACCTCGGCCGGGCGCTACGCCTCCTTCTCGATGCCGGCGACGAGGAGAGCCAGTGGCGCGGAACCCCCGCCCAGCTGGCTGTCATCGCGAAAGCGACCGCATCGGAGCCGGAGAAGCGGCTGCCCTCCGTGCGCTCCCTCGCCGACGCCTGGCATGCAGCAGCGGAGCAACGAATCGGCTGA
- a CDS encoding TIGR02677 family protein, with protein MFQRDDSGVAESFDLDSLTVSDRLRLFNFTQRDEPVAYLWVLRAMNVLRAVHQPQVHPDDVANALKELATAHDEVPSAADLNLRAMLDNLSSDTEQVLYRVEDPLRCGNLAAYRNRQSVYQFTEIGYRVYCAVEEVIGSRVQDANLSRLVFADILADFKALATANREGDRDEVYRKLARLDSVLEDMTQRAARFYLTLNDVARTTDVSPETFLRYKHALLAHMSEFTAELERYAPRLAEAVYEVEDSGVETLLERAAAVDERPMMRPAARLEDWRRRWMGLRQWFLAEGTGETRAAQLQGATRSAISGVIALLRQVTESRRGGVSRTTQLRHLAAWAAGAPDEQAANALVSAAFDLRSVRHLSGAHDDDDQISPRTTWWDAPGVEVSISLFRHGKRPAPGGPQPVRTLRGAHARLREQQLADRAADREAATDLLDLGAHDRVLNAAETRAVLKLLTRALQARTVVAGRLRSGTGSSDVLTLRLVPDERGSRLRTETGTLHLPGFALEIKPHGAMRRRRTETS; from the coding sequence GTGTTCCAGCGCGATGACTCAGGGGTCGCCGAGTCATTTGATCTTGATTCATTAACGGTGAGCGACCGTCTACGTCTGTTCAACTTCACTCAGCGCGATGAGCCTGTGGCGTATCTGTGGGTGCTGCGGGCCATGAACGTGCTGCGGGCCGTACACCAGCCGCAGGTGCACCCCGACGACGTGGCGAACGCGCTGAAGGAGCTCGCGACAGCGCACGACGAGGTGCCGTCCGCCGCGGACTTGAACCTGCGGGCCATGCTCGACAACCTCTCCTCGGACACCGAACAGGTCCTCTACCGGGTGGAGGACCCGTTGCGGTGCGGCAATCTGGCCGCGTACCGGAATCGGCAGTCGGTCTACCAGTTCACGGAGATCGGGTACCGCGTCTATTGCGCGGTGGAAGAGGTCATCGGCTCCCGGGTGCAGGACGCGAACCTGTCGCGGCTGGTCTTCGCCGACATCCTGGCTGACTTCAAGGCTCTGGCGACAGCGAACCGGGAGGGGGACCGGGACGAGGTATATCGCAAGCTCGCCCGTCTCGACAGCGTGCTGGAAGACATGACGCAGAGAGCGGCGCGCTTCTATCTGACGCTGAACGACGTGGCGCGTACGACGGATGTCTCTCCGGAGACGTTCCTGCGCTACAAGCACGCGCTGCTGGCGCACATGAGTGAGTTCACGGCGGAGCTGGAGCGTTACGCGCCCCGGCTGGCGGAGGCTGTGTACGAGGTGGAAGACAGTGGGGTGGAGACCCTGCTGGAGCGGGCCGCTGCGGTGGATGAGCGGCCGATGATGCGGCCGGCCGCACGGCTTGAGGATTGGCGTCGGCGCTGGATGGGGTTGCGCCAGTGGTTCTTGGCCGAAGGCACTGGGGAAACCAGGGCCGCTCAGCTGCAGGGGGCGACGCGTTCGGCCATCTCGGGAGTCATTGCTCTGCTGCGGCAAGTGACGGAGTCGCGTCGAGGTGGGGTGAGCCGGACTACCCAGTTGCGGCATCTCGCCGCCTGGGCGGCGGGTGCGCCGGATGAGCAGGCAGCGAACGCCCTGGTGTCGGCTGCCTTCGACCTGCGCTCGGTACGGCATCTATCGGGTGCGCATGACGATGACGACCAGATCTCTCCGCGGACGACGTGGTGGGATGCCCCCGGGGTGGAGGTCAGCATCAGCCTGTTCCGGCATGGCAAGCGGCCGGCACCGGGCGGCCCGCAGCCGGTCCGTACCCTTCGTGGCGCTCATGCCCGCCTGCGCGAGCAGCAGCTGGCGGATCGGGCTGCGGATCGGGAGGCGGCCACGGATCTCCTGGACCTTGGGGCCCATGATCGGGTGCTGAACGCGGCGGAGACCCGTGCCGTGCTCAAGCTGCTGACCCGTGCCCTTCAGGCCCGGACGGTCGTCGCGGGCCGGCTGCGTTCGGGTACTGGCAGCAGCGACGTCCTGACGCTGCGCCTGGTGCCGGACGAGCGTGGCAGCCGGCTTCGGACCGAGACCGGCACGTTGCACCTGCCCGGCTTCGCCTTGGAGATCAAGCCTCATGGTGCGATGCGCCGCCGTCGAACGGAGACGTCCTGA
- a CDS encoding DUF2398 family protein: MAAHRVAASVETADLGSYQQAARLMLLHGFVTENYPRAKALGLVLQWADELAKDFRNLFGYSLQTSARHARLLRRLDAFDDSQAFLTVKSKRPFDRRRLAYLCLILACLQRSRVEINLADLVKLLAPSANTIEHLGFDATAPGHKDAVVDVMDWLVDRGALRISDGSMEDWARDHDRGDALFDIDHNTCAALFRPNKPLQHLVSAAGLLDTPAAGTGRDPRRRIAAQRARRLLIEYPVVYFGDTDAETAAALRQPTLAEDLARLTGLPVERRAEGVMLVDTSGHFTDKRFPGRGGAVNRTAGLILAKVADLREDPDRASSLRYLLPPDPGEEHADLLSRIDMALPQAGTLEALAHGPHTDAGHDTDDTDPAAPEQERQASLPFVEHSALEQMITELFEEFGPSSFTNKWQADPGGLLAEAVALLADLRLVHIVPGGVLVRPAAGRYRNITAVLPRPAHDGQFALDFPLEETSR, from the coding sequence ATGGCCGCCCATCGCGTAGCCGCCTCCGTGGAGACTGCTGACCTGGGCTCGTACCAGCAAGCGGCCCGGCTCATGCTGCTGCACGGTTTCGTCACCGAGAACTACCCGCGGGCCAAGGCTCTGGGGCTGGTGCTGCAGTGGGCCGACGAGCTGGCCAAGGATTTCCGGAACCTGTTCGGCTACTCCTTGCAGACCAGTGCCCGTCACGCACGGCTGCTGCGGCGGCTGGATGCCTTCGATGACAGCCAGGCGTTCCTCACAGTGAAGAGCAAGAGACCGTTCGACCGGCGGCGACTGGCCTACCTCTGTCTGATCCTGGCGTGCCTGCAGCGGTCACGGGTCGAGATCAACCTCGCCGATCTCGTCAAGCTCCTCGCACCGTCCGCCAACACGATCGAGCACCTGGGCTTCGATGCGACCGCACCGGGCCACAAGGACGCGGTCGTGGACGTGATGGACTGGCTTGTCGACCGAGGTGCGCTGCGGATCTCCGATGGCTCGATGGAGGACTGGGCCCGTGACCACGACCGCGGGGACGCACTGTTCGACATCGACCACAACACCTGCGCAGCGCTGTTCCGGCCAAACAAACCTCTGCAGCACCTCGTCAGCGCCGCTGGGCTGCTGGACACACCGGCCGCCGGAACCGGCCGGGACCCCCGTCGGCGCATCGCTGCCCAAAGGGCCCGCCGGCTGCTGATCGAGTACCCGGTGGTCTACTTCGGCGACACTGACGCGGAGACAGCGGCAGCGCTGCGCCAGCCCACCCTGGCCGAGGACCTCGCACGGCTGACCGGGCTGCCCGTCGAGCGCCGGGCTGAGGGGGTCATGCTCGTCGACACCTCAGGGCACTTCACCGACAAGCGGTTCCCCGGCCGCGGCGGAGCAGTCAACCGCACCGCCGGGCTGATCCTCGCGAAGGTCGCGGACCTGCGGGAAGACCCGGACCGGGCGAGCAGCCTGCGGTACCTGCTGCCGCCCGACCCGGGGGAGGAACACGCCGACCTGCTGAGCCGCATCGACATGGCTCTCCCACAGGCCGGCACGCTCGAAGCCCTGGCCCACGGCCCCCACACGGACGCCGGCCACGACACGGACGACACCGATCCGGCCGCCCCGGAGCAGGAGAGGCAGGCGAGCCTGCCTTTTGTGGAACACAGCGCCCTGGAGCAGATGATCACCGAACTCTTTGAAGAGTTCGGCCCTTCCTCCTTCACCAACAAGTGGCAGGCCGATCCCGGCGGGCTGCTCGCAGAGGCGGTCGCGCTCCTGGCGGACCTTCGCCTTGTCCACATCGTGCCCGGCGGGGTCCTGGTACGGCCTGCAGCCGGCCGCTACCGCAACATCACCGCCGTCCTGCCCCGCCCCGCGCATGACGGCCAGTTCGCTCTCGACTTCCCCCTTGAGGAAACCTCTCGATGA
- a CDS encoding TIGR02680 family protein produces MTLIPHSRTADQSEVRFKPTRAGVIGLWDYTDEEFVFADGRLVLRGHNGSGKTKALEVLFPLVLDGVLDARRLDPFSGEERTMKSNLLYKGQESAYGYVWMEFARTGPDGEVLEAVTVGLGMRVTKPMSTPARFFFVTDGRVGIDFGLLDAASRPLRENALKTLLGEGATYATAEAYREAVDDRLFGLGRERYNQLVNLLLQLRRPLLAKDLDPVKVSDTLTAGLRPVDDGLVLQAARDFENLAEIQALLNALTGADAAVRDFLREYTSYLRAHARDRVDHVTGRIQDTAAQCETILEAAGGHRTAERQLTASQQERDAAERQCNEIGARLAEYQNHDAIKKQDGLKELRERVRTERTGIADGERHLNRAQENLATLKQEAERALQRHDDLRKAASRHTHRLMDTARRCGILHDDDALDLGAELDSQVAGRVAARRSELKDVRAHLTASDAAAKDQEREQEHCDTANGELTEAERQSAAAAKRLDLARATAGQELDAFVGRWSGSDDTAVLLSADGNVLRAAIGAVGEAEAAPLPEVFRSLTDQRRTGALTRVQTVKRQHGDTADTLRARRDERNTVAAEGDDAPPPSDLRLASRDERPGAPLWQLVRFADHVPDDQAAAVEGALYAAGLLTAWLHPDPALTDQALHDKVADAFLCPLPPAQRPTGRTLADVLVVEDQKHVSSAAIQAVLASIAVTDDAPAADEALSAPSVTTGSHFRLGIQAGAHPKARPEYIGATARTARRRERLRRLDESIAALEAQLAGIGEQQRYAEEAFDDFDRARGELPRTQAITEAVGEVAVMAEKVAGARRRLTEARKRLDGAIARAHEKNRQLRHAATAARLPTRREELDNVAQTIDDFADAGTALSTCRQQADAAERDISSRKEIIEAQTESCTDQAEALQARKDDFSVQDERLRTQEATLEAPLQKILQQIAESQEQLADARKTFDRAKKDAEEQRDRLLKAAHALEFGRTALATAVSEQVRTTLTLEPYARPDLLGLLDATADTAWLPHDMWPSPEQAVQALMNSLTSPDTTLTGTEVARTVVPKSVASLISALDEATRGRAITASLLKTVTTKISSAITTLETALVESDQGYLFEWEPVGDIILARVTDSEGPAPVADFARRLGEQLADQNVLLEDKERTVLEDGLLTGLAQQIHDRTIAARDLVKSMDADTRSRPMSSGTTVGINWVVSDALTDSQQTVNRLLDKDASGLGPVGLAELRSHLRNQIRAKAAADAKKTYQQVITEVLDYRAWRKFELRLFRPGGSEEERRKGELLTKAKHSVMSGGEKSASIHLPLFAAAHAQYSSAYHTCPRLIALDEAFAGIDEEYRPDLLTLTAKFDLDLFMTGHDLWITYPGVPQISHYDMKHDEASHTVSAMLLVWDGEQILDDLEYPGSNDLAAELLGFTPRRHVPAQAGLLADLSDEESANDDAEESE; encoded by the coding sequence ATGACTCTCATCCCCCACTCCCGCACCGCTGACCAGTCGGAGGTTCGCTTCAAACCCACGCGCGCCGGGGTCATCGGCCTGTGGGACTACACCGACGAGGAGTTCGTCTTCGCCGACGGCCGCTTGGTCCTTCGAGGACACAACGGTTCCGGCAAGACCAAGGCCCTTGAGGTTCTGTTCCCGTTGGTCCTGGACGGTGTCCTCGACGCTCGGCGCCTTGATCCGTTCAGCGGCGAGGAGCGGACCATGAAGTCGAACCTCCTCTACAAGGGGCAGGAGTCCGCATACGGCTATGTATGGATGGAGTTCGCCCGTACCGGACCCGACGGCGAGGTCCTCGAAGCCGTAACCGTGGGGCTCGGCATGCGGGTGACCAAGCCCATGTCCACGCCTGCCCGCTTCTTCTTCGTCACCGACGGCCGAGTCGGCATTGACTTCGGCCTGCTGGACGCCGCCTCACGCCCGCTGCGGGAGAACGCCCTCAAGACGCTGCTGGGCGAAGGAGCCACCTACGCTACAGCGGAGGCGTATCGCGAGGCTGTCGACGACCGGCTGTTCGGGCTGGGCCGCGAGCGCTACAACCAGCTGGTCAACCTGCTGCTCCAGCTGCGGCGCCCACTGCTGGCCAAGGACCTCGACCCGGTCAAGGTGTCCGACACCCTCACCGCCGGACTGCGTCCTGTCGACGATGGCCTGGTCCTGCAGGCCGCCCGCGACTTCGAGAACCTCGCCGAGATTCAAGCGCTCCTCAACGCCCTCACGGGGGCCGATGCCGCGGTCCGGGACTTCCTGCGCGAATACACCAGTTACCTGCGCGCCCATGCCCGTGACCGTGTCGACCACGTCACCGGGCGCATCCAGGACACGGCCGCCCAGTGCGAGACGATCCTGGAAGCGGCGGGCGGCCACCGCACCGCCGAGCGGCAGCTGACTGCCTCACAGCAGGAGCGGGATGCCGCCGAACGCCAGTGCAACGAGATCGGCGCTCGCCTGGCCGAGTACCAGAACCACGACGCCATCAAGAAGCAGGACGGGCTCAAGGAACTGCGCGAGCGCGTACGCACCGAGCGCACGGGCATCGCCGACGGTGAACGCCACCTCAACCGGGCCCAGGAGAACTTGGCCACACTCAAGCAGGAGGCGGAACGCGCCCTCCAGCGGCACGATGACCTGCGCAAGGCGGCCTCCCGGCACACCCACCGCCTCATGGACACGGCACGCCGCTGTGGCATCCTGCACGACGACGACGCGCTGGATCTCGGCGCTGAGCTGGATTCGCAGGTCGCCGGTCGGGTCGCCGCCCGTCGCAGCGAACTGAAGGACGTACGCGCCCACCTCACCGCGTCCGACGCCGCCGCGAAGGACCAGGAGCGCGAGCAAGAGCACTGTGACACGGCGAACGGTGAACTGACCGAGGCCGAGCGGCAGTCCGCCGCAGCAGCAAAGAGGCTCGACCTCGCCCGCGCCACGGCCGGCCAGGAGCTGGACGCGTTCGTCGGCCGCTGGAGCGGCAGCGACGACACCGCCGTCTTGCTCTCCGCGGACGGTAACGTGCTGCGCGCGGCCATCGGCGCCGTGGGGGAAGCCGAGGCGGCCCCGCTGCCGGAGGTCTTCCGTTCCCTCACCGACCAGCGCCGCACCGGCGCCCTGACCCGCGTCCAGACCGTGAAGCGGCAGCACGGCGACACCGCGGACACTCTGCGAGCCAGGCGGGACGAGCGCAACACCGTCGCGGCGGAGGGTGATGACGCGCCGCCGCCCAGTGACCTGCGCCTGGCCAGCCGCGACGAGCGGCCCGGCGCTCCGCTGTGGCAACTCGTGCGGTTCGCTGATCACGTCCCCGACGACCAAGCAGCCGCAGTGGAGGGCGCACTGTACGCGGCCGGCCTGCTCACCGCCTGGCTGCACCCCGACCCCGCGCTCACCGACCAGGCACTGCACGACAAGGTTGCCGACGCCTTCCTCTGCCCGCTGCCTCCCGCACAGCGGCCCACCGGCCGCACCCTGGCCGATGTACTGGTCGTCGAAGACCAGAAGCACGTCAGCTCCGCTGCCATCCAGGCTGTCCTGGCATCCATCGCCGTAACCGACGACGCACCGGCAGCGGACGAGGCGCTGTCTGCTCCCTCGGTAACCACGGGTTCACACTTCCGCCTCGGCATCCAGGCCGGTGCGCATCCCAAGGCCAGGCCGGAGTACATCGGGGCCACCGCACGGACCGCCCGCCGGCGCGAACGGCTGCGCCGCCTCGACGAATCCATCGCCGCCCTGGAAGCTCAGCTCGCCGGCATCGGGGAACAGCAGCGGTACGCGGAAGAAGCCTTTGACGACTTCGACCGCGCCAGGGGTGAGCTCCCCCGCACCCAGGCGATCACCGAAGCGGTAGGCGAAGTGGCAGTGATGGCGGAGAAGGTCGCCGGAGCCCGCCGCCGCCTTACCGAAGCACGCAAGCGACTCGACGGAGCGATCGCCCGGGCCCATGAGAAGAACCGGCAGCTTCGGCATGCCGCCACGGCCGCTCGTCTGCCCACCCGGCGTGAAGAACTGGACAATGTTGCCCAGACCATCGACGACTTCGCCGACGCCGGCACGGCGCTCTCCACCTGCCGTCAGCAGGCCGATGCAGCCGAGCGCGACATCTCCAGCCGCAAGGAGATCATCGAAGCCCAGACCGAGTCCTGCACGGACCAGGCCGAAGCGCTGCAAGCACGCAAGGACGATTTCTCGGTTCAGGACGAACGCCTGCGCACCCAGGAGGCGACGCTCGAAGCACCCCTGCAGAAGATCCTGCAGCAGATCGCGGAATCCCAGGAGCAGCTCGCCGATGCACGCAAGACCTTCGACCGTGCGAAGAAGGACGCCGAAGAACAGCGGGACCGGCTTCTGAAAGCCGCCCATGCCCTGGAGTTCGGCCGTACAGCACTGGCCACGGCCGTATCCGAGCAGGTGCGCACCACGCTCACCCTTGAGCCGTACGCCCGGCCCGACCTGCTGGGCCTGCTCGACGCAACGGCGGACACCGCTTGGCTGCCGCACGACATGTGGCCGAGTCCCGAACAGGCAGTCCAGGCACTCATGAACAGCCTCACTTCGCCCGATACCACCCTCACGGGCACAGAGGTCGCCCGAACCGTCGTCCCCAAATCCGTCGCCTCCCTGATCAGCGCGCTCGACGAGGCGACCCGCGGTCGCGCGATCACCGCGAGCCTCCTGAAGACCGTCACGACAAAGATCTCCAGCGCCATCACCACGCTGGAGACGGCCCTGGTGGAATCCGATCAGGGCTACCTCTTTGAGTGGGAGCCGGTCGGCGACATCATCCTGGCCCGAGTCACCGACAGCGAAGGACCGGCACCGGTAGCGGACTTCGCGCGACGCCTGGGCGAACAGCTCGCCGATCAGAACGTGCTGCTGGAAGACAAGGAACGCACCGTCCTGGAAGACGGACTCCTGACCGGGCTGGCCCAGCAGATCCACGACCGCACCATCGCCGCCCGCGACCTGGTCAAGAGCATGGACGCCGACACGCGATCCAGGCCGATGTCCTCGGGTACCACGGTGGGCATCAACTGGGTCGTCTCCGACGCGCTCACCGACTCCCAGCAGACCGTCAACAGGCTTCTCGACAAAGACGCCTCCGGTCTCGGCCCCGTCGGCCTGGCCGAACTGCGATCCCACCTGCGCAACCAGATCCGAGCCAAAGCCGCTGCCGACGCGAAGAAGACTTACCAACAAGTGATCACAGAGGTTCTGGACTACCGCGCCTGGCGCAAGTTCGAGCTGCGCCTGTTCCGGCCGGGCGGAAGTGAAGAGGAAAGGAGGAAGGGGGAACTCCTCACCAAGGCCAAGCACAGCGTGATGTCCGGCGGTGAGAAGTCCGCCTCCATCCACCTGCCGCTCTTCGCAGCCGCCCACGCCCAGTACAGCTCCGCGTACCACACCTGTCCGCGGCTGATCGCCCTGGACGAGGCATTCGCCGGGATCGACGAGGAGTACCGTCCCGATCTTCTTACCCTTACCGCCAAGTTCGACCTCGACCTCTTCATGACCGGCCATGACCTCTGGATCACCTACCCCGGTGTGCCGCAGATCTCGCATTACGACATGAAGCACGACGAGGCATCCCACACCGTCTCCGCCATGCTGCTCGTCTGGGACGGCGAACAGATCCTCGATGACCTTGAATACCCCGGATCCAACGATCTGGCCGCTGAACTCCTCGGCTTCACCCCCCGCCGCCACGTCCCTGCGCAGGCAGGACTGCTCGCCGACCTCTCCGACGAGGAGTCGGCGAACGACGACGCCGAGGAATCAGAATGA
- a CDS encoding TIGR02679 family protein yields the protein MTTSAEAYERYRGPEFRRLLAAARRSLERSGGEITGSIGLTNPTTAERNVVVGITGAYRSADVRRLTIPLAALEESVRNVTGGSLRGVLERIGPELRFRADERTTLDQARQELRAEAETSPLHTAHPWYRQWLATLASDGTITGLINKNDTYILSQAIHVLEYLHSRPSDSPPVMLPALADAATGDTKALNPGRGSLPTLVLRALATARGIPLGSGAEARRELWDSFDVIVDDLASRVLVLNLPATGQGLGQWLTDAARSGTPFHITLHQLITLPIAVNLPTVYVCENPAVLRRAAGELGASSPPLICAEGRPSTAFHRLARLITDADGTLHYHGDFDWPGIEMTNQLRARYQARPWRMSAADYLSGVHSDSDHVQLGGKPQGTPWDPELAKVMERENRAVYEEAVTDALLAEWSSGVTEKIQQGTRSSPYH from the coding sequence ATGACCACGTCAGCAGAGGCATACGAGCGCTACCGCGGCCCCGAGTTCCGCCGCCTCCTGGCCGCTGCCCGGCGCTCGCTCGAACGCAGCGGCGGCGAGATCACAGGCTCCATCGGCCTGACCAACCCGACCACGGCCGAACGCAACGTCGTCGTCGGCATCACCGGCGCCTACCGCTCGGCTGATGTCCGCCGCCTCACCATCCCCCTCGCGGCATTGGAGGAGAGCGTACGCAACGTCACGGGCGGGTCGCTCCGAGGTGTCCTGGAACGGATCGGCCCCGAACTGCGCTTCCGCGCTGATGAGAGGACCACGCTCGATCAGGCCCGGCAGGAGCTCCGTGCCGAGGCCGAGACCAGCCCGCTGCACACCGCCCACCCCTGGTACCGGCAATGGCTGGCCACCCTCGCGTCCGACGGCACGATCACCGGGCTGATCAACAAGAACGACACCTACATCCTCAGCCAGGCCATCCACGTACTGGAGTACCTCCACAGCAGGCCCAGCGACTCGCCTCCGGTCATGCTGCCCGCCTTGGCCGACGCCGCCACTGGAGACACCAAGGCCCTCAACCCCGGCCGCGGCTCTCTGCCCACTCTGGTCCTGCGAGCGCTTGCCACAGCACGCGGAATCCCACTCGGATCAGGAGCTGAGGCCCGTCGCGAGCTGTGGGATAGCTTCGACGTCATCGTCGATGACCTCGCCAGCCGCGTCCTCGTCCTCAACCTCCCCGCGACCGGCCAAGGACTGGGCCAGTGGCTCACCGACGCCGCCCGCTCCGGTACCCCCTTCCACATCACCCTCCATCAGCTCATCACCCTGCCCATTGCCGTAAACCTGCCGACGGTCTACGTCTGCGAGAACCCGGCCGTCCTCCGCCGCGCCGCCGGCGAACTCGGCGCGAGCAGTCCGCCGCTGATCTGCGCCGAGGGCCGCCCTTCCACCGCCTTCCATCGACTCGCTCGGCTGATCACCGACGCCGATGGCACCCTGCACTACCACGGAGACTTCGACTGGCCCGGCATCGAAATGACAAATCAGCTCCGCGCCCGCTACCAGGCCCGGCCCTGGCGAATGAGCGCCGCGGACTACCTCAGCGGGGTTCACTCCGACAGCGATCACGTCCAGCTGGGAGGCAAGCCTCAAGGCACCCCCTGGGACCCAGAACTCGCCAAGGTCATGGAAAGGGAGAACCGCGCCGTCTACGAGGAAGCGGTCACCGATGCGCTCCTGGCCGAATGGTCCTCTGGGGTTACGGAGAAGATCCAACAAGGCACAAGAAGTAGCCCGTACCACTGA